One genomic window of Ictalurus punctatus breed USDA103 chromosome 23, Coco_2.0, whole genome shotgun sequence includes the following:
- the zfx gene encoding zinc finger Y-chromosomal protein 1 isoform X2 produces MDEDVTTLSPHSHQPKIIFHGSGGDGEAEEDEVAVELHETVLVSGVEDDGIAVHGFSTDELVIQDAMGDVVAEYVQDDDEEEEDEEGLSTIAVGTCVMSPGIALEDVLNSSQVQEDPDGCENYLMISLEEPGKIVSDDDAKVTTEGTLEEQDDGEKDDDEGQEVIKVYILKADSGDDDLGGTVDIGDADIEVDESVELMDPSTLSDKMVLMPVGEASQNQEDINVDKITDEVYMEVVVGGEEPANHQRPFDNTSLSKDFMPVAWAAAYGGQEAESCENRNGAASAVLHVEESDIMEKINHQRIKSKNRKHTETRHIQTAIIIGPYGQPLTVYPCMLCGKKFKSRGFLKRHTKNHHQDVVNKKKYQCTDCDFTTNKKASLHNHMEIHTMSSKSAPFECEVCGKEFHQQVAFLSHRHQHHYREPKLQIPPATATKMHGCKFCDYETAEQGLLNRHLLAVHSKNFPHICVECGKGFRHPSELKKHMRTHTGEKPYSCLYCSYKSADSSNLKTHVKTKHSKETPHKCERCFQTFADPEELQQHALAHEEEAKSHQCVHCEHRSSNSSDLKRHVISVHTKEYPHKCGTCGKGFHRPSELKKHSAAHKAKKLHHCRHCSFRIGDPFVLSRHILSVHTKETQQQTPFSDKKGLKKAFVLGAHGGKKVLAKVHRERRVYQCQYCDYSTGDASGFKRHVISIHTKDYPHRCDFCSKGFRRPSEKNQHIARHHKDMMASV; encoded by the exons ATGGATGAAGATGTGACGACCCTCTCTCCCCATTCCCACCAGCCCAAGATCATCTTCCATGGGTCAG gtgggGATGGTGAAGCCGAGGAGGATGAGGTGGCAGTGGAGCTACACGAGACGGTACTGGTCTCTGGAGTGGAGGATGATGGGATAGCGGTGCATGGTTTTTCCACAGATGAACTGGTTATCCAGGATGCCATGGGAGATGTCGTGGCTGAGTATGTACAGGACgacgatgaggaggaggaggatgaggaaggcCTAAGCACCATCGCTGTGGGGACATGCGTGATGTCACCGGGGATAGCTCTGGAGGACGTGCTCAATTCCTCTCAGGTGCAGGAGGACCCTGATGGGTGTGAAAACTACCTCATGATTTCCT TGGAAGAACCTGGGAAGATTGTGTCGGATGATGACGCTAAGGTTACGACTGAGGGCACTTTAGAGGAGCAGGACGACGGCGAAAAGGACGACGATGAGGGTCAAGAGGTCATCAAGGTTTATATCCTGAAGGCTGATTCAGGAGATGACGACCTGG GTGGCACTGTGGACATTGGAGACGCTGACATTGAAGTGGACGAAAGTGTGGAGTTGATGGATCCGTCTACACTCAGTGATAAAATGGTCCTTATGCCTGTCGGAGAAGCCAGTCAGAATCAGGAAGACATTA ATGTGGATAAGATAACTGATGAAGTGTAcatggaggtggtggtgggCGGTGAGGAGCCCGCCAATCACCAGCGGCCGTTTGATAACACCTCACTTAGCAAGGACTTCATGCCTGTAGCTTGGGCAGCTGCTTATG GTGGGCAGGAGGCCGAGAGCTGCGAGAACAGGAACGGAGCGGCCAGCGCGGTGTTACACGTCGAAGAGTCGGACATCATGGAGAAAATCAACCACCAGCGAATCAAAAGCAAGAacaggaaacacacagagacGCGTCACATCCAGACAG CAATTATCATCGGTCCATATGGACAGCCTCTCACAGTGTATCCATGCATGCTGTGCGGAAAGAAATTCAAATCGCGAGGTTTCCTGAAGCGTCACACCAAGAACCATCACCAGGATGTCGTAAACAAGAAGAAGTACCAGTGTACAGACTGTGACTTCACCACCAACAAGAAAGCCAGCCTCCACAATCACATGGAGATCCACACGATGAGCAGCAAGAGCGCACCTTTCGAGTGCGAGGTGTGCGGCAAGGAGTTCCACCAGCAGGTGGCGTTCTTGTCTCACCGACACCAACACCATTACAGAGAGCCGAAGCTGCAGATTCCACCGGCCACCGCCACCAAAATGCACGGCTGCAAGTTCTGCGATTACGAGACGGCCGAGCAAGGACTCCTTAACCGGCACTTACTGGCCGTACACAGCAAAAACTTCCCTCACATCTGCGTGGAGTGCGGGAAGGGCTTCCGGCACCCTTCGGAGCTCAAGAAGCACATGAGGACTCACACCGGGGAAAAGCCGTACTCGTGCCTGTACTGCAGCTACAAATCGGCCGACTCTTCCAACCTGAAGACGCACGTGAAGACCAAGCACAGCAAAGAGACGCCGCACAAGTGCGAGCGCTGCTTCCAGACCTTCGCCGATCCCGAGGAGCTTCAGCAGCACGCGCTCGCGCACGAGGAGGAAGCCAAGAGCCACCAGTGCGTGCACTGCGAGCATCGCAGCTCCAACTCCAGCGACCTGAAGCGCCACGTCATTTCCGTTCACACTAAAGAATACCCGCATAAGTGCGGCACGTGTGGGAAAGGCTTCCACCGGCCCTCCGAGCTCAAAAAGCACTCGGCCGCTCACAAGGCCAAAAAACTGCACCATTGTCGCCATTGCAGCTTCAGGATCGGAGATCCGTTCGTGCTCAGCCGCCACATCCTGTCTGTCCACACCAAAGAAACGCAACAGCAAACGCCGTTCTCGGACAAAAAAGGCCTGAAGAAGGCGTTTGTCCTGGGTGCTCACGGAGGGAAAAAGGTTTTGGCCAAAGTGCACAGGGAGCGGAGGGTGTATCAGTGTCAGTATTGTGATTACAGCACAGGAGATGCCTCTGGCTTTAAGAGACACGTCATTTCCATCCACACCAAGGATTACCCACACCGCTGCGATTTCTGCTCCAAGGGCTTCCGCAGGCCATCGGAGAAAAACCAGCACATTGCACGCCATCACAAAGACATGATGGCATCTGTGTGA
- the zfx gene encoding zinc finger Y-chromosomal protein 1 isoform X1 yields MDEDVTTLSPHSHQPKIIFHGSGGDGEAEEDEVAVELHETVLVSGVEDDGIAVHGFSTDELVIQDAMGDVVAEYVQDDDEEEEDEEGLSTIAVGTCVMSPGIALEDVLNSSQVQEDPDGCENYLMISLEEPGKIVSDDDAKVTTEGTLEEQDDGEKDDDEGQEVIKVYILKADSGDDDLGGTVDIGDADIEVDESVELMDPSTLSDKMVLMPVGEASQNQEDINVDKITDEVYMEVVVGGEEPANHQRPFDNTSLSKDFMPVAWAAAYDHGVTSREAFSDPYISHLNLFSGGQEAESCENRNGAASAVLHVEESDIMEKINHQRIKSKNRKHTETRHIQTAIIIGPYGQPLTVYPCMLCGKKFKSRGFLKRHTKNHHQDVVNKKKYQCTDCDFTTNKKASLHNHMEIHTMSSKSAPFECEVCGKEFHQQVAFLSHRHQHHYREPKLQIPPATATKMHGCKFCDYETAEQGLLNRHLLAVHSKNFPHICVECGKGFRHPSELKKHMRTHTGEKPYSCLYCSYKSADSSNLKTHVKTKHSKETPHKCERCFQTFADPEELQQHALAHEEEAKSHQCVHCEHRSSNSSDLKRHVISVHTKEYPHKCGTCGKGFHRPSELKKHSAAHKAKKLHHCRHCSFRIGDPFVLSRHILSVHTKETQQQTPFSDKKGLKKAFVLGAHGGKKVLAKVHRERRVYQCQYCDYSTGDASGFKRHVISIHTKDYPHRCDFCSKGFRRPSEKNQHIARHHKDMMASV; encoded by the exons ATGGATGAAGATGTGACGACCCTCTCTCCCCATTCCCACCAGCCCAAGATCATCTTCCATGGGTCAG gtgggGATGGTGAAGCCGAGGAGGATGAGGTGGCAGTGGAGCTACACGAGACGGTACTGGTCTCTGGAGTGGAGGATGATGGGATAGCGGTGCATGGTTTTTCCACAGATGAACTGGTTATCCAGGATGCCATGGGAGATGTCGTGGCTGAGTATGTACAGGACgacgatgaggaggaggaggatgaggaaggcCTAAGCACCATCGCTGTGGGGACATGCGTGATGTCACCGGGGATAGCTCTGGAGGACGTGCTCAATTCCTCTCAGGTGCAGGAGGACCCTGATGGGTGTGAAAACTACCTCATGATTTCCT TGGAAGAACCTGGGAAGATTGTGTCGGATGATGACGCTAAGGTTACGACTGAGGGCACTTTAGAGGAGCAGGACGACGGCGAAAAGGACGACGATGAGGGTCAAGAGGTCATCAAGGTTTATATCCTGAAGGCTGATTCAGGAGATGACGACCTGG GTGGCACTGTGGACATTGGAGACGCTGACATTGAAGTGGACGAAAGTGTGGAGTTGATGGATCCGTCTACACTCAGTGATAAAATGGTCCTTATGCCTGTCGGAGAAGCCAGTCAGAATCAGGAAGACATTA ATGTGGATAAGATAACTGATGAAGTGTAcatggaggtggtggtgggCGGTGAGGAGCCCGCCAATCACCAGCGGCCGTTTGATAACACCTCACTTAGCAAGGACTTCATGCCTGTAGCTTGGGCAGCTGCTTATG ATCATGGTGTAACGTCACGTGAAGCTTTTTCCGACCCATATATTTCACATTTGAACCTGTTCTCAGGTGGGCAGGAGGCCGAGAGCTGCGAGAACAGGAACGGAGCGGCCAGCGCGGTGTTACACGTCGAAGAGTCGGACATCATGGAGAAAATCAACCACCAGCGAATCAAAAGCAAGAacaggaaacacacagagacGCGTCACATCCAGACAG CAATTATCATCGGTCCATATGGACAGCCTCTCACAGTGTATCCATGCATGCTGTGCGGAAAGAAATTCAAATCGCGAGGTTTCCTGAAGCGTCACACCAAGAACCATCACCAGGATGTCGTAAACAAGAAGAAGTACCAGTGTACAGACTGTGACTTCACCACCAACAAGAAAGCCAGCCTCCACAATCACATGGAGATCCACACGATGAGCAGCAAGAGCGCACCTTTCGAGTGCGAGGTGTGCGGCAAGGAGTTCCACCAGCAGGTGGCGTTCTTGTCTCACCGACACCAACACCATTACAGAGAGCCGAAGCTGCAGATTCCACCGGCCACCGCCACCAAAATGCACGGCTGCAAGTTCTGCGATTACGAGACGGCCGAGCAAGGACTCCTTAACCGGCACTTACTGGCCGTACACAGCAAAAACTTCCCTCACATCTGCGTGGAGTGCGGGAAGGGCTTCCGGCACCCTTCGGAGCTCAAGAAGCACATGAGGACTCACACCGGGGAAAAGCCGTACTCGTGCCTGTACTGCAGCTACAAATCGGCCGACTCTTCCAACCTGAAGACGCACGTGAAGACCAAGCACAGCAAAGAGACGCCGCACAAGTGCGAGCGCTGCTTCCAGACCTTCGCCGATCCCGAGGAGCTTCAGCAGCACGCGCTCGCGCACGAGGAGGAAGCCAAGAGCCACCAGTGCGTGCACTGCGAGCATCGCAGCTCCAACTCCAGCGACCTGAAGCGCCACGTCATTTCCGTTCACACTAAAGAATACCCGCATAAGTGCGGCACGTGTGGGAAAGGCTTCCACCGGCCCTCCGAGCTCAAAAAGCACTCGGCCGCTCACAAGGCCAAAAAACTGCACCATTGTCGCCATTGCAGCTTCAGGATCGGAGATCCGTTCGTGCTCAGCCGCCACATCCTGTCTGTCCACACCAAAGAAACGCAACAGCAAACGCCGTTCTCGGACAAAAAAGGCCTGAAGAAGGCGTTTGTCCTGGGTGCTCACGGAGGGAAAAAGGTTTTGGCCAAAGTGCACAGGGAGCGGAGGGTGTATCAGTGTCAGTATTGTGATTACAGCACAGGAGATGCCTCTGGCTTTAAGAGACACGTCATTTCCATCCACACCAAGGATTACCCACACCGCTGCGATTTCTGCTCCAAGGGCTTCCGCAGGCCATCGGAGAAAAACCAGCACATTGCACGCCATCACAAAGACATGATGGCATCTGTGTGA
- the c8g gene encoding complement component C8 gamma chain yields MCAGMVRMCVYLSLVLLLGFSLWEPADGRRTRAKPKPKPKPDKKLIEEFAPAQNVDISKMSGQWYLLSVASRCKYLLEHGYKVEGTVITLTAPVSPKAPIKVSTFTKHNFQCWEIKQQYETTKNVGQLLLKGKIQAANSEILIVDTDYNSYAILLYKRMKNRTLKLYGRTPEIAEAIVDKFEDIARKQDLGLDVVFQFPTYGFCQSADEEHTLVMT; encoded by the exons ATGTGCGCAGGTATGGTGCGTATGTGCGTGTATTTGTCTCTGGTGTTGTTGTTGGGCTTTAGTCTCTGGGAACCAGCGGACGGAAGACGAACTCGAGCCAagccaaaaccaaaaccaaaaccagATAAAAAGCTCATTGAGGAGTTTGCTCCAGCTCAGAACGTTGATATCAGTAAG ATGAGTGGACAGTGGTACTTGCTAAGTGTGGCGTCGAGATGTAAGTACCTTTTAGAGCACGGTTATAAGGTGGAGGGCACCGTCATAACTCTGACTGCACCCGTCTCGCCCAAAGCCCCAATCAAAGTGAGCACCTTCACCAAACA CAATTTTCAGTGTTGGGAGATCAAACAGCAGTACGAGACCACAAAGAATGTGGGCCAACTCCTACTGAAAG GAAAAATACAAGCGGCGAACTCGGAGATCCTCATTGTAGACACAGACTACAACTCCTATGCCATTTTACTCTACAAGAGGATGAAAAACCGTACCCTGAAACTCTATG GACGCACCCCAGAGATCGCCGAAGCGATCGTGGATAAATTTGAGGACATAGCGAGGAAACAGGACCTGGGCCTGGATGTTGTTTTCCAGTTTCCCACGTACG GGTTTTGTCAGTCTGCGGACGAGGAGCACACGCTCG TAATGACCTGA